The DNA segment GGCCAGCCCGACGACGATCATGATGAAAACGCACCCGACGAACAGGTAGGTGGGCACGGCGAACGCCCGCCCGGATTCCCTCACCCCGCGCAGGTTGACGGCGGTGAGCACGACGATGAGCGCGATGTTGAGGGGAACGCGGTAGGCGTTGAGCTCCGGGATCGCGGAGATGACGTTGTCCACTCCCGCGGCCACGGACACGGCCACCGTCATGATGTAGTCGACGAGCAGGGCTCCGGCGACCACGAGCCCGGCCGAGCGGCCGAGGTTGCGGGAGGCGACCTCGTAGGAGCCACCGCCGCTGGGATAGGCCTGGACGACCTGCCGGTAGGACAGGACCACGACCGCGAGCAGCACGACGACGGCCATGGCCACCCATGGGGCCAGGTGCAGGAACGCGATTCCGCCCAGCGACAGGATCAGCAGGATCTCCTGCGTCGCGTAGGTGACCGACGACAACGGGTCGCTCGCGAAGATCGGCAATGCCAGTCGTTTGGGGAGCAGTTCGTGGCCGAGCCGGTCGCTGCGGAAGGGGCGGCCGAGCAGCAGGCGCTTCAGCACTGAGGCGGGGGAGGCCACGCGGGCAGCGTAAGCGCGGTACCGGCGGTGCGCAGCCGCTGCGCACGGAGGGGGGAACGGCGCGGGCCCACGGCTGTTGTTGCGGAGGAGGAGCCGGCTCGGCAGCATCGACGCAGGCGGAGGAAAGGGCGCGGAGATGGCCGGTGTGACAGAAGTACCGATGGATGGGCCCGCGCGGCCCTTCAAGTTGCCGAGGGTGCTCTACGAGCGGGAGCTGGCGAGGTTGCAGGCCGAACTGGTCAAGCTCCAGGAATGGGTGCGTACGGAAGGCGTCAGGGTCGTCATCGTCTTCGAGGGAAGGGACGCGGCCGGAAAGGGCAGCACGATCAGGCGGTTCGCTGAGCGGCTGAATCCCAGGGTCGTGCGCATCGCGGCGTTGCCCAAACCCGACGAGCGCGAGCGCACGGAGTGGTACTTCCAGCGCTACATCGCGCATCTGCCCGCCGGCGGGGAGATCGTGCTCTTCGACAGGAGCTGGTACAACCGCGCCGGCGTGGAAAAGGTCATGGGCTACTGCACGCCGGAGGAGTACACCCGGTTCCTCCAGCAATGTCCCGTCTTCGAGCGGCTGCTCGTCGACGACGGCATCCTGCTGCGCAAGTACTGGTTCTCCGTGAGCATGGAAGAACAGGAACGCCGGTTCAGGGCCAGGAAGAACGACCCGATGCGGCAGTGGAAGCTCTCACCGACCGACCTCGAATCCATGGCGCACTGGGACGACTACTCCCGCGCGAAGGACGACATGCTCGTGCACACCGACACCGCGGAATCGCCGTGGTTCGTGGTGGAGAGCGAACGCAAACGCAACGGCCGCATCAACATGATCGCCCACCTGCTGTCCACGATCCCCTATCGCGAGGTGCGGCGGCCGGAGATCGTCTTCCCCGAGCGCCCGGAGACCACCGGCTACCCGAGACCGGATCGCGCGTTGCAGACCTACGTGCCGGACCACGCGGCGACGCTGCTCGACGACTGAACGGTGCGGGCGCGTCAGCCGGATGGCGTGCCCGCCCGGTCCAGCGCGGGGCGCTTCGGGTCGAATTCCCAGCCCGGCACCAGGTAGCGCATGGCTGCGGCGTCGTCTCTCGCGCCGAGGTTCCGGTCGCGGTGGCACTCGTGGGCCTGCTCGACCCGGTCGAGATCGAGTTCGATGCCGAGTCCTGGCGCGCTGGGAACCGTGAGAGTGCCGTCGCGCAGCGGGATGGGTTCCGTGGTGAGCCGTTGCCCGTCCTGCCAGATCCAGTGGGTGTCGATCGCGGTGATGTCGCCGGGGGCGGCCGCCGCCACGTGGGTGAACATGGCAAGTGAGACGTCGAAGTGGTTGTTGGAGTGCGATCCCCAGGTCAGACCCCATGCCTGGCAGAGCTGGGCGACCCTCACGGAGCCGTGCATGGTCCAGAAGTGCGGATCGGCAAGCGGGATGTCCACCGCGTGTTCCCTGATGGCGTGCCCGAGTTGCCGCCAATCGGTGGCGACCATGTTGGTGGCCACCGGCAGGCCGGTCGCCCTGCGGAACTCGGCGAGCACTTCCCTGCCCGAGTAGCCGTCCTCCGTGCCGCACGGATCCTCGGCGTAGGCCAGTATGTCGCGGAGTCGCCTTCCTCGCGGGATCGCTTCGGCGAGCGGCCAGCCGCCGTTGGGATCGAGGGTGACGTTCGCGGCGGGAAACCGCTCGGCGAGCGCGGTGACGACGGCGACCTCCTCGTCGCCAGGCAATACTCCGCCCTTGAGTTTGAAGTCCTTGAATCCGTACCTGGCTTTCGCCGCCTCGGCGAGGGCGATGACCGAATCGGCGTCGAGCGCCGGTTCGTCCCGTAACCGCAGCCATCCGCTGCTCTCGCCGGTTCCCGCGCGGTAGTCCAGATCGGTCTCGCGCCGGTCGCCGACGAAGAAGAGGTACCCGAGCGCCGGCACCTCTTCACGGTACTTTCCGTCGCCGAGCAGCGCCGCGACCGGCAATTCGAGGTACTGGCCGAGCAGGTCGAGCAGCGCGGCCTCGATGGCGGTGCGCGCGTGGACGGTGACGCGAAGATCGAAGGTCTGGCGCCCCCTTCCGGCCGCGTCCGCGCTCGCGAACGTCTCGCCGACCGTGCGCAGCACCGCGTGATGATCGCCCAGCCTGGCACCGGTGACCAGCGGTTCCGCCTGCCGCAGCACGTTGGTGATCGCGGGGCCTCCCGGCACCTCGCCCACACCGGTCCTGCCATCGGAGTCGGTGAGGATCAGCAGGTTGCGGGTGAAGAACGGGTCGTGTGCTCCGCTGAGGTTGAGCAGCATGCTGTCCCGGCCCGCGACGGGCACGACGCGGTAGCCGGTGACGATGGGTGTTCTCGGCACGGGGTCACCACCTCGGTGGGGTCGGGTCGAAGGCGGGCTGGAAACGGCGGAGGTAGGCGGTGTCGTCGCGTTCGGTGATGCCACAGCCGAGGTACTGCTCGTGGAGCCGAGCCAGCGCGTCGGTGTCGAGTTCGACGCCGAGCCCCGGCGCGGTCGGCACGGCGACGGCTCCACCGGAGAAGGACAGCGCGCCCGCCGCGATGACGTCCTCGTCCGGGTCCTTCCACGGCCAGTGGGTGTCGCAGGCGTAGCCGAGTGAGGGTGTCGCCGCGGCGAGGTGGGTCATCGCGGCGAGGCTGATGCCGAGGTGGGAGTTGGAGTGCATGGACAGTCCGAGACCGAACGTGTCGCACAGGCCCGCGAGCAGGCGGGACCGGCCGAGCCCTCCCCAGAAGTGGTGGTCGGAGAGGACGATCCGCACGGCGTCGCTCGCCACGGCGGGGGGGGGGGGGGGGAAGGTGGTCGAAGGCGACGACGCACATGTTGGTGGCCAGTGGCATCGGAACCTCGCGGGCGACCTCGGCCATGCCCTCGATGCCCGGGGTGGGGTCCTCCAGGTATTCGAGCACGCCCTCAAGCCGTCTGCCGACCTCGATGGAGGCCGGCACGCTCCACGCGCCGTTGGGGTCGATGCGCAGCGGCAGGCCGGGAAAGGCTTGCCTGAGCGCGAGCACGGCGTCGATCTCTTCCTCCGGTGGAAAGACTCCACCCTTGAGTTTGATCGCGGAGAAGCCGTACTCGCCGATCATGGTCGTCGCCTGGCGCACGAGCTGTTCGGGGTCGAGGGCAGGGCCCCACCCGTCGGGTTCGGCGCCGGGGTGGCCTTGCCACTTGTAGAAGAGGTAGGCGCTGTAGTCGACCCGGTCCCTGACGGCGCCGCCGAGCAGGTCGCTCACCGGGCGTCCGAGTACCTTCCCCTGGATGTCGAGGCAGGCGACCTCGAAGGGGGAGGCCACCCTGTACCTCGTGTCGCTGCCGGTGACCATGCCGCTCATGCCGTGGCCGCCGGTGGTGTTCTCGCCGCTGAGCGACCGGCCGACTCGCCGCTCCAGTTCGTTGGTGTTCCACACGTCGAGGCCGGTGAGCTGGGTGGCAGCGCCACGCAGCCTGGCCAGGTGTGCCGCGTCGCCGTAGCTTTCGCCGAGCCCGCTGATCCCGGAGTCGGTGACGATCTCGATGATCGATCGCACCGCGAAGGGTTCGTGAACCCCGACCGTGTTGAGCAGCGGGGGATCGTGGAAGGCGACCGGGGTGATGCGGACGTCCTCGATCTTGTGTTGCTCCCCTGACTCGTGCTCGGTCACCGTTTGCCTCCGGCGGTCGGCATGTCGGACGAGCCGGAGTCTAACCACACGCTGTCTACATGGGTAGACACTTGACAGGAATCGAGACAGCTAGCTACCGGGCTGGGTGTCCGGTCTGTTCGGTTGCGGAGGGGTGGCGGTTCGTCGTGACCGCCTTCGGCGAGCCAGTCGCGCGAAGGGCGAGGCTTTCGCTGACCCTGTGTGCTGATTTCTGGGTGAATCTCCCCAGTGGGTGACATCGAGGCTGGCGAATCGGGCACGCACAGTGCCCTAGATCTGTCGGGTCCGATGTGGATTTCAGCGCGGAGAATGTTACGAAAAAGGTAGAGCAAGCGACGCCGGACCGGTTTACGATTATTCCTCGAATCTTTGCCGGAATGACAGGCAAACCGTGTTTCGGGTGATCGTTCTCGTTGCCGCGCTGGGGTTTCCTTCGATTTCGGCGCTTGGTTCAAGATCGCCGGAAGGGCATTATTTCTGTGTGCTGGGTCCCGGGCATCCCCCGAGCAAGGGATTGGCCTGGGCAGTGCCGAAGATCGGCGTGTTAGCTTGACATTCCCGGCAGGGGGAGGCGCAACTGTCGGAATATTGCGATGGTTTTAACAATCCTTTGTAGACATTGGAGGCCCGACTCCAATGGAGACTTTGGTTAGGGGACGGGGAATGTTCTCAATTACAGTGGC comes from the Prauserella marina genome and includes:
- the ppk2 gene encoding polyphosphate kinase 2; translation: MAGVTEVPMDGPARPFKLPRVLYERELARLQAELVKLQEWVRTEGVRVVIVFEGRDAAGKGSTIRRFAERLNPRVVRIAALPKPDERERTEWYFQRYIAHLPAGGEIVLFDRSWYNRAGVEKVMGYCTPEEYTRFLQQCPVFERLLVDDGILLRKYWFSVSMEEQERRFRARKNDPMRQWKLSPTDLESMAHWDDYSRAKDDMLVHTDTAESPWFVVESERKRNGRINMIAHLLSTIPYREVRRPEIVFPERPETTGYPRPDRALQTYVPDHAATLLDD
- a CDS encoding enolase C-terminal domain-like protein, with product MPRTPIVTGYRVVPVAGRDSMLLNLSGAHDPFFTRNLLILTDSDGRTGVGEVPGGPAITNVLRQAEPLVTGARLGDHHAVLRTVGETFASADAAGRGRQTFDLRVTVHARTAIEAALLDLLGQYLELPVAALLGDGKYREEVPALGYLFFVGDRRETDLDYRAGTGESSGWLRLRDEPALDADSVIALAEAAKARYGFKDFKLKGGVLPGDEEVAVVTALAERFPAANVTLDPNGGWPLAEAIPRGRRLRDILAYAEDPCGTEDGYSGREVLAEFRRATGLPVATNMVATDWRQLGHAIREHAVDIPLADPHFWTMHGSVRVAQLCQAWGLTWGSHSNNHFDVSLAMFTHVAAAAPGDITAIDTHWIWQDGQRLTTEPIPLRDGTLTVPSAPGLGIELDLDRVEQAHECHRDRNLGARDDAAAMRYLVPGWEFDPKRPALDRAGTPSG
- a CDS encoding enolase C-terminal domain-like protein; protein product: MRIVLSDHHFWGGLGRSRLLAGLCDTFGLGLSMHSNSHLGISLAAMTHLAAATPSLGYACDTHWPWKDPDEDVIAAGALSFSGGAVAVPTAPGLGVELDTDALARLHEQYLGCGITERDDTAYLRRFQPAFDPTPPRW